In the Cylindrospermopsis raciborskii Cr2010 genome, GAAGCCATCAGTGTGGGAGAGTCTCACAATTATTACTTAGGAAGAGTGGAAGCTGACATCACTAAGTGGGTCGAGTATTTTGTGGAGGGTATGGCTATCGCCTTTGAAAATGTTTTGAAACGCATGGCTGAAGCTGAATTGCAAGGTTCAGTAGATCAAGATCCCATACTTAGGCAACTAGATCCCAGACAGAGGAAGGCTTTGTCTTTGTTTCAGCAGTTTGAGGTAGTTACCAGTAAGCAGATCGGCGAGTTGTTTGGTTTTAAACCACGCACCAGCGCTCAAATTTGTAAAGACTGGGTTGAAAGTGGGTTTCTGGAAATGGTTGACCCTTCAAACAGAGGTAGAAAGTATAAACTTTCTACCCAATATAAAGATTTGCTCAATTAAACTTGAAAAAAATCAAGAGTAAGTGGGTGGGCGGAATTAAATATAAATGGATATTCCGGGAGATTTGTCAATATCTGTGTAGAAATTTCGTTTCAGCCCAACCTGTTCAAGATCCCTTAGGCCAATTTCCTAGCCATTCCCCACCGCGAAATCGCCAACGGGGAAACAGCAATCGCATGACTATCCATGCTGATAAATAAATCCCTAACCACACTAGTCCATAATGTTGAATAAATGTTACTAGCTGAAATTCTGCTCTAGGAATTTTTGGTAATCCTATAGTCCCTAGAATTAGACCCAGAAACACTCCCTCCACAATTCCTGCATAGAATTGAAATACACCTGGCCAATCATGATCCCATAAGTATTTCTGCAGGAAATCATATAGTAGGTCCCAAGCTAACCCAAATAATCCCACATAAAACACAACCCAAAAGTAAATGGCAGACCCATGTCCTAAAAATCCCCAAGCAAAAGGTAAAGAAACTAAATTACCCACCGTCAATAACAACAAAACCCGCGTTTGCCAACGCCCTAATAATGTTGGAGTCATAACACCTAATTGCTAATTAAAGTTGATTACAGCTGATTAAAATTCCTAGTCCCAATTAAGGTTGTAAATTTAAGGCCCATTTGAACCATTGCCAAACAGAATAAATACCCTGAATGTATCTTACACCTGGTGCTTTAATTGCTGCTAGAGCTTCCACTGATCTATGGGCGGCGTATTGCAGTCCTAAAAATGTATCCACCGGTGCATAGGGACCCCCCAGAGTAATAATCCCAGCTGCATACACACGAGATTGAGAATCTCTAGGGTGACGCAATTGCCTAATTTCAAAGTTATTTTTTACATAAAATCTTCTATCCGGATTTAAATCCAAATCATAGTGATTAATTAAATCCTTCAAAAATGGACTTTGGAGCGGGTCGGAAATTAACCCGGTACAATCAATGACAAAATTAGCCTTTATTTCCTTGTATCCCTCATTAGTTACCAAAGAAGCAACTATTCTACCTTCCGAACCGCGCTGTATTTTATCCGCCAAACCATAATAGAGTTTATACCATCCCTGTTGTTTACCCTCCTGCACAATTTTACGCCATTGTTTGCGACTTGCAGTGGTTGTGCCACCCCAAAGATCTAATAATTCCCTACGCTTAAACGGTTCCGATGCTTCCAATAGTTTTCGCATATCCCCGCCCCAGGTGGCTTTAGGCCAATTATATGGTTGAAATTCCCAATCATTTTCTACATATCTTTGGGATCTCTCAAACTTATTCCCACTACGCGGATTACGATTCAAATGAATGACATCAATATTTTTATTTCTTTTACGAGCTTGGTATATTCTATCCAACACCTGTGATGCTACAATTCCTGAACCTCTTAAAATTAGAGTTCCACCATGTTTCTCCAAATGAGTATAAATGTGGTCGTGTTCCTCATAACCCTGGACAACTGTTCGACTATTTCCCGTCTCTTGAGGATATTCCTGACGGTATTTTTCTAAATCTGGTAATAGTTTCAGTCCAGGATAACCAGTGCAAATGTGAACATATCTAGCTAACAAAAACTGGTAATGCCTACGATTTTGTGGATCGCTACAGTATGCAATACAATATCTCCCATCCTCTGTTTGACGTAAACTGAGAATAGCTCCAGGTTCTAACATTTTCTGCCAATTTATGCGTTCCGCCTCCCGATCCATAGAGTCAAATACATCTCCAGCTATAGGAGTATAAGTATCAGCATAAACAGGTTCTGCAAACACCTGCCATAAAAATCCTATAGCAGCACCTATTTGTCCAGAAAACAAAGCCTTTTTAGCATCTCTTAATCCATATCCTGGCCATCCCCAAATATTATCAGGACAAGAATCAGAACCGGAGCGAATGCGTTTATCTTCAGAGATTTGGCAGTTTTTAAGCAGGGTTTTATATCGTTGATAGGGTTTTTCTTGATTGCTAAGGATTTTAATATTTTCTGTTTTAACCCCTGCAATTCTCAACATATCCACCC is a window encoding:
- a CDS encoding FHA domain-containing protein: MQIKLVSENKITQEQVEQVFNLPIAIGRDLSALPPNLNNEPVSPIVLLDNNRQISRFHAQIRLNNNRVYLEDQSSNGTKVNGKLLVKQGQVLNTGDTIVIGGYTITVVILEGGGQDEGTVIVGDAATVFNFDPQSQVLPASRLEPIPNVASSISFNPHTGILEQQVSSSPSISRSEFPYNLSFWHRPQISLREIESSGFLVRETEYLACGGGMGSFVWVDMLRIAGVKTENIKILSNQEKPYQRYKTLLKNCQISEDKRIRSGSDSCPDNIWGWPGYGLRDAKKALFSGQIGAAIGFLWQVFAEPVYADTYTPIAGDVFDSMDREAERINWQKMLEPGAILSLRQTEDGRYCIAYCSDPQNRRHYQFLLARYVHICTGYPGLKLLPDLEKYRQEYPQETGNSRTVVQGYEEHDHIYTHLEKHGGTLILRGSGIVASQVLDRIYQARKRNKNIDVIHLNRNPRSGNKFERSQRYVENDWEFQPYNWPKATWGGDMRKLLEASEPFKRRELLDLWGGTTTASRKQWRKIVQEGKQQGWYKLYYGLADKIQRGSEGRIVASLVTNEGYKEIKANFVIDCTGLISDPLQSPFLKDLINHYDLDLNPDRRFYVKNNFEIRQLRHPRDSQSRVYAAGIITLGGPYAPVDTFLGLQYAAHRSVEALAAIKAPGVRYIQGIYSVWQWFKWALNLQP